GGCTGCGGGTCGGGTCGTGATGCGCCGGTGCTCCCCTCCGTCTCCGCGGGGCGCTTGAGCGAGCAAAGTTCGTCCGACACTGGAATATGTTAACTCATCGTGTACGGGGAGACGATAGTCTGTCCGCTCGCCCCTTGTGGGTGGTCATGGCGGATCGGCTCGATCGATCCTGCCGCGTCCTGGAGCCTTTTCCGACCAGGTGGAAACACCTGATCGACAGGGAATGGCTTTAGGTTCAACAGGTTGAGGTCTTCCTGTTCAGATTGATTCAATCTGAGCGTGAGATGCTCAAGGTCAGTGAAATCTCCGGGGGCCCGAACCGCGCCAATGGCGACACGCACCGGTTCCGATTGGCGGCAATTATGGTCGCTCGCCATAACGAAGGCCGTGCGTTCGCACCTGCCCGGCAGGTGGGACGTCGTCGGCCCGTTCGTGCAGACCACGCCTGCCAAGCTGGTCATCGCGCCCCAGGACGTGCGCACCGCGGATCCGACGGTCGCGACCGACATCTATGCCGGTCTGTTCGCCTTCGCCGGACATGCGGTCGATGTCGGGGGCAACTCGCCGTTCCTGATCACGCCGCCGTCGGAGGACTGGGCGCGCTCGCTGCACGGCTTTTCCTGGCTCCGTCATCTGCGCGCGTCGGAATCGACCCTGTCGCGCTCCAATGCGCGCGCGCTGGTCGACGAGTGGATCCGGCTGTCGCCCAAGCTGCCGCCGATCGCCTGGGAGGACGCGGTCGCCTCGCGGCGCCTGCTGTCCTGGCTGTCCCAGTCGCCGCTGATCCTCGAAGACTGCGACCACGCATTCTACCAGCGCTTCCTGAAGGCGGTGGGTCGCCACGTGCACCATCTGCGCACGGCGCTCGCCCGCTCGTCCGACGGCATTTCCCGTATCCGCATGATCATGGCGCTGACGGCGGCCGCCGCCGCCATTGCCGATCAGCCGGGTCTCGCCCGCTGGGCGACCCGCGCCCTCGACCGGGAGATCTCCCTGCAGATCCTGCCGGACGGGGGCCACATATCCCGCAATCCGGGCCTGATTCTGGACCTCCTGGTTGACCTCCTGCCGATCCGCCAGGCCCTTTCGGTGCGCGGCATCACGCCGTCGCCGGTGCTGGGCGAGGCGCTCGACCGGATGATGCCCATGCTGCGCTTCTTCCGCCACGGCGACGGGTCCTTCGTGCTCTTCAACGGAATGGGCTCCACTCATACCGATCTCGTCGCGACGGTCCTGGCCTAT
The DNA window shown above is from Amorphus orientalis and carries:
- a CDS encoding heparinase II/III family protein; the encoded protein is MRSHLPGRWDVVGPFVQTTPAKLVIAPQDVRTADPTVATDIYAGLFAFAGHAVDVGGNSPFLITPPSEDWARSLHGFSWLRHLRASESTLSRSNARALVDEWIRLSPKLPPIAWEDAVASRRLLSWLSQSPLILEDCDHAFYQRFLKAVGRHVHHLRTALARSSDGISRIRMIMALTAAAAAIADQPGLARWATRALDREISLQILPDGGHISRNPGLILDLLVDLLPIRQALSVRGITPSPVLGEALDRMMPMLRFFRHGDGSFVLFNGMGSTHTDLVATVLAYDDSRGTAPDNARHSGYQRMAASGAVVLMDTGTPPPLAYSRDAHAGCLSFEFSDRTNRIIVNCGMPAGAKSKWRGLARSTAAHSTLIVEDTSSARILPAHGLGHRLGPVLYNGPKHVDVRREDDEEQMAVVARHDGYAGRFGLLHERTVVLSADGRILIGRDRLEPVRAGAGDKLPFAVRFHLHPQVRANRSQDGHSVLIVCEDRSAWRFTAEDIQPEIEESVFLAGAHGMRRTAQIVLYGRVSGTSTVTWQLEKEADRPRSRRRPAESGGEGREEPLLF